From the genome of Pseudomonas putida:
GCCACTTCTCGGGCAAAGCCCATCTCGTGGGTCACGCAGACCATGGTCATGCCTTCCTGGGCCAGGGTCTTCATCACGTCCAGCACCTCGCCGACCATTTCCGGGTCAAGCGCAGAGGTCGGCTCGTCGAACAGCATCACCTTGGGTTCCATGGCCAGCGCCCGGGCGATCGCCACGCGCTGCTGCTGGCCACCGGAAAGCCGCGAAGGATATTCGTTGGCCTTCTGCGCGATACCGACCTTTTCCAGCAGCGCCTGCGCCTTGGCCTCGCGCTCGGCCTTGCCGCGCTTGCGCACCACTTTCTGCGCCAGGCACAGGTTTTCCAGCACGGTCATGTGCGGGAACAGGTTGAAGTGCTGGAACACCATGCCGACTTCGCGGCGGTAGGCGTTGATGTCGGTCTTCGGGTCCTCCAGCTGCAGGCCGTTGATGGCCACATGGCCCTGGTCGAAATGCTCCAGGCCATTGAGGCAGCGCAGGAAGGTCGACTTGCCCGAGCCTGACGGGCCGAGCACTACCACCACTTCGCCCTTGGCGACCTGGGTGGTGACGTTGTCCACCGCGCGCACCACCTGCCCACGGGTATCGAAGACTTTCAGCAGGTCACGAACTTCAATCACTTTGCGCAAGCCTCCGCTCGAGCCGGCTGGCCAGGTGCGACAGCGGCAGGTTGATCAGCAGGTACAAGCCTGCCACGCAGAACCAGATCTCGAAGGTCGAGAACGAGGTGGTGATAGCCTCACGGCCGCTCTTGGTCAGTTCGGTGATGGCGATCACCGAGACCAGCGAGGTGTCCTTGACCAGGCTGATGAACTGCCCGGCCAACGGCGGCAGCACGCGCTTGAAGGCCTGGGGCAGGATCACGTGGCGCATCGACTGGGCGGCGTTAAGGCCCAGCGAGCGGGCCGCCTCGTTCTGTCCCTTGGCGATCGACTGCACACCAGCACGCACGATCTCGGCCACGTAAGCGCCGGTGAACAGCGCCAGCGCCGCCACCCCGGCGAACTCGCGGGACAGGTTGAGCACGGTGCCGATGAAGAAGTAGAAGATGAAGATCTGCACCAGCAGCGGCGTGCCGCGCACCAGTTCGACATACACCGTCGACAGATCGCGCAGGGTCGGGTTGTTGGACAGGCGGCACAAACCGGCTGCCAGGCCGATCAGCAGGCCCAGCGCCCCGGATACCACGGAAATCCACAAGGTCGTCCACAAGCCCCAGGCCAGCGGGCCGGCTGCCCAGTGGCGGGTCACGCCGACCTGGTCGCCCTCGGCGACGTCGTCGCCGCGGCTCAGTTGCAGGCTGTCCTTGGCCACGTCGAGCACCTGCTCATCGCCGTTTTCGTCCTTGAGCGTGACACGCGCGGCGTCACCGGAAACGACGATTTCCTGTACGGTCCCATTACCGGCCGCACGCTGCGCTTCTTCGGCCTTGTAGGCGAAATACTGCGGTACGCGGTTCCAGCGCCACTCGTAGGAAATCATCGAGGTGGCCAGGTACAGGCTGAACACCAGGCCCACCAGGACCAGCGCGGTCAGCGCATGCCAGGGCCACTGGGCTTTCTTGTGTTTGATCACGTGGGTACTTCCGTAAATGCGAACGCGCAGGGTTTACCTGCGCGTCGGGGTCAAAGCCTGGGCTTGTGGCCTGGGCCTTATTCCATTTCCTTCAGCCAGTCCTTGTTCTTGAACCACTTGTCGTGGATACGATCGTAGGTCCCGTCATGCTTGATCTGGTGCAGGAAGTTGTTGATGAAGTTGATGCTGTCGTAGTCGCCCTTCTTCAGGCCGAAGGCCAGCGGCTCGAAGGTGAATGGCTCGTCGAGGAACACCAGCTTGCCGGCGCCCATCTTCTCCACGGCCACCACGTTGTAGGGGGCATCGTAGACGAAAGCGTCGGCCTTGCCGTTGACCAGGTCCATCACCGCTTCCGGCTCGTTGTCGTAGCCGTGGTACTTGGCTTTGCTGATCAGCTTCTTGGTCACCATCTCGCCGGTGGTGCCGAGCTTGGAGGTGATGCGGTACTTCTCGTTGTTCAGGTCCTTGTACGACTTGATCTCGCCAGCCAGCTCCTTGCGGATCAGCAGGGTCTGGCCAACGACGATGAAGGGCTCGGAGAAGTTCAGGCGCAGGTTGCGCTCCTGGGTCAGGGTCATGCCGCTGCCGATCATGTCGAACTTGTCGGTCAGCAGGGCCGGAATGATGCCGTCATAGGCCGTGGACACCGCCTCGAACTTGACGCCCATGGACTTGGCCATGGCCTTGAGGATATCGACTTCGAAGCCGATGATCTCGCCACGCTTGTTGGTCATCTGGAACGGCATGTAGGTCGGGTCCATGCCGACGCGCAGGGTGCCGCGCTTGACCGCATCGTCGATGGCACCGGCCTGGGCCGCCGTAACCGCGACCAGGGCGGTCACGCCCACCAGCAGTCGCGAGAGGTATTTCTTGATCATCACCAGATCCCCTAGCAAAGAAAATTGCGAATTTTTTTGTAGGCACGGCTCTTTTGGGCTGTGCGCGATATCGGAGAGGGATGCTAACGCATGGCGGGCCTGGGACCTAGCGTTGGCGGGGACTTTGTTGGCCAAAATAGGCCTCTGGGCCCTAAAAAGCTTCGCCGGCAAGCCGGCTCCTACAGGTCCGGTGGTAATCCTGTAGGAGCCGGTTTGCCGGCGATTGGGCCACTCAGGTCAGGCGCCGACGAGCGCCGGCTGACCTTCGTTTTCCGGATGCAACGGCAGCAGCGGCGAATGCGGATCGCTGTCGATCGATGCCCGCCAGGCGTCGATCCAGGCCGAGTGATGCCCTGCCCACACCTGCTCGTGCAGACGCGACAAGGCCACCGGGTCGCTCAGCAGCGCCAGCCGGGTCGCCAGGTCCAGCCCTTGCGGGCCGACTTCCAGCGCCTTGGCCACGCGCTCGGCGCGCAAGGCCTCGATCGGCGCGGCCTGGCCGTGTCGTGCCGTGCCCATGGCGCAGGCAAGGGCGTTCTGCCGCGGGTCGACCACAGCACGCACGAAGCCGTCACGCAGGGCGTGCCAGCGGTTTTCGTGGGCATACTGGTCGGTGGCCAGCAGCTCCTGCGGGGTGGCGTACTCCTCGGGGATGAGGAACAGCTTCTCGTCCTTGGCCGCCAGGCCCAGGCGCACGCGGCTGGAAATCACCGAAACCGGGATCGACAGCAGCAGCGAGCCAACGATCGGCGCCAGCCACCATAGGAAGCTCGGGTTCAACCACGCGACCAGTCCGGCCCAGGCGAAGCCCAGCAGGGTCTGTGGGCCATGGCGACGCACCGCTTCGCTCCAGGGCGTCGAGTCGTCGTCGCGGCTCGGTGAGTTCCAGGTCGCCGCCCAGCCGAGGAACGCGGCCAGCACGAAGCGGGTGTGGAAGATCATCCGCACCGGCGCCAGCAGCATGGAGAACAGCATCTCCATCAGCATCGACAGGGTCACCTTGATGCGCCCGCCGAACTCCGTCGCGCCCTTGGCCCAGATCAGGATGACGCTGAGCAGTTTGGGCAGGAACAGCAGCACGATGGTGGTGGAGAACAGCGCCACGGCTTTCTCCGGATGCCACTGCGGCCACAACGGGTAGAGCTGGTAGGGCTCGATGAAGTACTGCGGCTCCATCAGCGTGTTGGTCGCCAGCAAGGCGGTCGACAGCACCAGGAACAGGAACCACAACGGCGCCGACAGGTACGACATCACCCCGGTAAGGAACACGGCGCGGTGCACCGGGTGCATGCCCTTGACCAGGAACAGGCGGAAGTTCATCAGGTTGCCGTGGCACCAGCGCCGGTCACGCTTGAGTTCGTCGAGCAGGTTGGGCGGCAGTTCTTCATAGCTGCCCGGCAGGTCGTAGGCGATCCACACGCCCCAGCCGGCGCGGCGCATGAGCGCGGCTTCGACGAAGTCGTGGGAAAGGATCGCGCCGGCGAATGCGCCCTTGCCTGGCAGCGGCGCGAGGGCGCAGTGCTCGATGAACGGCTTCATGCGAATGATCGCGTTGTGGCCCCAGTAGTGCGACTCGCCCAACTGCCAGAAGTGCAGGCCGGCGGTGAACAGCGGGCCGTACACGCGAGTGGCGAACTGCTGCATGCGCGCATAGAGGGTGTCCATGCCCGACGCTTTCGGCGCGGTCTGGATGATACCGGCTTCCGGGTTGGCCTCCATCAGGCGCACCAGGCCGCTCAGGCATTCGCCACTCATGACGCTGTCGGCGTCGAGCACGACCATGTACTTGTACTCGCCACCCCAGCGACGGCAGAAGTCGTCGAGGTTGCCGCTCTTGCGCTTCACCCGGCGCCGGCGACGGCGGTAGAAGATGCGGCCGAAGCCCTTGGTCTCGCGGCACACGTCCAGCCAGGCCTGTTGCTCGGCCACGGCGATGTCGGTGTCGTTGGTGTCGCTGAGCACGAAGAAGTCGAAACGGTCGAGGTTGCCGCTGGCAGCCACCGACTCGAACGTTGCCCGCAGGCCGGCGAACACCCGCGGCACGTCTTCGTTGCAGATCGGCATCACCAGCGCGGTGCGCGCCTCGGGTGCGATCGGCTCGTTGCCCGCGCTGCTGCCGGAAATCCGGTACTTGTCGCGCCCGGTGAGCAACTCGAGAAAGCCCATCAAGGCGGTCCAGAAGCCCGCCGAAACCCAGCAGAAGAGGATGCCGAAGAGGATCAGGATGGACGTCTGCAAGGCGTACGGCCAGACCTGCACCACGGTGTCCCAGACCGACTGGCTGAGAATCTCGTCGAGGTCGACGAACGACCAGCCCTGGTACGGCAGGATGCCCTTCATGTACCAGCCGGCGACGATGGTCTGGCCGATCATCAGGGTCAGCAGGATGTAGCGGCGGATCGAACCGACCGTGCGCCAGCGCGCCGGCGGCAGCTCGCGCTTGGGCGGCTGCGGGGCGTTGGTGCGGCCGGTCATGCGGCGCCACATGCGGATCAGGATATTGGTGCGCCAGGGCTCCGGGACCACCCGGGTACGCTGGATCGGCGGCGCGATCTTCAGGCACAGCCGGCCGTTGCCGTCGACGCCGAGCATTTCGGCGTCTTCCAGCTCGGCGGCACTGCCCACGGTCAGGCGCGCACCGACCGAGGCCTGCACGGCCTCGGCGGGGGCGGCAGCCGGGTTGGCCGCCAGGCGTTGGTGCAGCTCACCGAACGAGGTGCAGCTGGCGAGTTCCGCGCGCTGCTGATCGCTCAGTGGGAGGTGGGCCAGGTATTCGCCAAGCGATTCCGGCCTTGCGCTTGAGTTACTCATCGGCAGGCAACTGATAGCTCCAGGTCTCGGTCAGCACCTGTTCGGTGGTGGCCGGGGTCCCGTTGGTGGACGCCGCGTCGGCGGCAGGTTGTTCAGCCTTGGCGGTGGCGTCCGCCTTGGCGGCCTTGTCGGCCTTGGCATGCTTGGCAGCGGCCTTGTCCTGCTTGGCGTCCTGGGCAGCCTTGGGCGCCTCGACCGGCACGTCACGCACCAGCGCGGCACGCATTTCGGTCGACTTGTTGGCTTCCTTGAGCTTCAACCGCAGGGTCAGGCGCCAGCCCTTGGTCTCCGGGTTGTAGCGCAGGTTGTTCTCGACCACCTCGGCATTGTCGTCGGTGCTGATCTGGCTGCGCACCGGGGTATCTTCCGGCAGGGCGGCGAGCGCGGGGCCGGCGAAGTCGACCAGGAAGGCCACGCTGCCGTCGGGCTGGCGAATCAGGTTGGACTGCTTGACGTCGCCAGTGGAGCGCAGGGTCTGCTTGACCCAGCCCAGGTCCGGCGCCTGGAACTTCGGCTCGTCGATGGTCCAGTGCAGGCGGTAGGCGTACTCGATCGGCTGGCCGGGCTCAGGCAGTTTTTCCGGGCTCCAGAAGGCAACGATGTTGTCGTTGGTCTCGTCGGCGGTCGGGATCTCGACCAGGTCGACGGTGCCCTTGCCCCAGTCGCCCTTAGGCTCGATCCAGGCGCTCGGGCGCTTCTGGTAGTTGTCGTCGAGGTCTTCATAGTCGCTGAAGGCGCGCTGGCGCTGCATCAGGCCGAAACCACGCGGGTTCTCGACGCTGAAGTTGCTCACGGCCAGGTGTTTCGGGTTGTTCAGCGGGCGCCACAGCCACTCGCCGTTGCCGGCATGGATCGACAGGCCTTCGGAGTCGTGCAGGGCCGGACGGTAGTTCATGACCTTGGACGGCTGGTTGGGGCCGAACAGGTACATGCTGGTCAGCGGGGCGATGCCCAGGCGGCTGACGTGGTCACGCAGGAATACGCGCGACTGCACATCGACCACGGTGTCGTTGCCCGGACGCAGGATCAGCTTGTAGGCGCCGGTGGAACGCGGCGAGTCGAGCAGGGCGTAGATCACCAGGTGCTTGTCGGCCGGCTTGGGCTTCTCGACCCAGAACTCGGTGAAGCGCGGGAATTCCTCGCCCGACGGCAGCGCGGTGTCGATGGCCAGGCCACGGGCCGACAGGCCGTACACGTGGCCCTTGCCGACGACACGGAAATAGCTGGCGCCAAGCAGGGTCATGATCTCGTCCTGCTTGTCGGCCTTGTTGATCGGGTAGAGCACGCGGAACCCGGCGTAGCCGAGGTTCTTGGTGGTTTCCGGGTCGTGCGGCACGTCACCGAACTCGAAGCGGCTCGGGTCGTACTTGATTTCCTCCACCTTGGTGGCGGTGACCTCGTTGATCTTCACCGGGGTATCGAAGTGCATGCCCTGATGATAGAAGGAAAGCTTGAAGGGGGTCTTGTCCTTGGCCCACTCGGCTTTTTCCTGCAGGAAATGAATCTTCTGGTAGTCCGCGAACTTCATGTCGCGGAACA
Proteins encoded in this window:
- a CDS encoding amino acid ABC transporter ATP-binding protein — encoded protein: MIEVRDLLKVFDTRGQVVRAVDNVTTQVAKGEVVVVLGPSGSGKSTFLRCLNGLEHFDQGHVAINGLQLEDPKTDINAYRREVGMVFQHFNLFPHMTVLENLCLAQKVVRKRGKAEREAKAQALLEKVGIAQKANEYPSRLSGGQQQRVAIARALAMEPKVMLFDEPTSALDPEMVGEVLDVMKTLAQEGMTMVCVTHEMGFAREVADRVLFFDHGKLLEDASPAAFFDAPQDPRAQAFLRQVL
- the mdoH gene encoding glucans biosynthesis glucosyltransferase MdoH, whose translation is MSNSSARPESLGEYLAHLPLSDQQRAELASCTSFGELHQRLAANPAAAPAEAVQASVGARLTVGSAAELEDAEMLGVDGNGRLCLKIAPPIQRTRVVPEPWRTNILIRMWRRMTGRTNAPQPPKRELPPARWRTVGSIRRYILLTLMIGQTIVAGWYMKGILPYQGWSFVDLDEILSQSVWDTVVQVWPYALQTSILILFGILFCWVSAGFWTALMGFLELLTGRDKYRISGSSAGNEPIAPEARTALVMPICNEDVPRVFAGLRATFESVAASGNLDRFDFFVLSDTNDTDIAVAEQQAWLDVCRETKGFGRIFYRRRRRRVKRKSGNLDDFCRRWGGEYKYMVVLDADSVMSGECLSGLVRLMEANPEAGIIQTAPKASGMDTLYARMQQFATRVYGPLFTAGLHFWQLGESHYWGHNAIIRMKPFIEHCALAPLPGKGAFAGAILSHDFVEAALMRRAGWGVWIAYDLPGSYEELPPNLLDELKRDRRWCHGNLMNFRLFLVKGMHPVHRAVFLTGVMSYLSAPLWFLFLVLSTALLATNTLMEPQYFIEPYQLYPLWPQWHPEKAVALFSTTIVLLFLPKLLSVILIWAKGATEFGGRIKVTLSMLMEMLFSMLLAPVRMIFHTRFVLAAFLGWAATWNSPSRDDDSTPWSEAVRRHGPQTLLGFAWAGLVAWLNPSFLWWLAPIVGSLLLSIPVSVISSRVRLGLAAKDEKLFLIPEEYATPQELLATDQYAHENRWHALRDGFVRAVVDPRQNALACAMGTARHGQAAPIEALRAERVAKALEVGPQGLDLATRLALLSDPVALSRLHEQVWAGHHSAWIDAWRASIDSDPHSPLLPLHPENEGQPALVGA
- a CDS encoding transporter substrate-binding domain-containing protein, with translation MKKYLSRLLVGVTALVAVTAAQAGAIDDAVKRGTLRVGMDPTYMPFQMTNKRGEIIGFEVDILKAMAKSMGVKFEAVSTAYDGIIPALLTDKFDMIGSGMTLTQERNLRLNFSEPFIVVGQTLLIRKELAGEIKSYKDLNNEKYRITSKLGTTGEMVTKKLISKAKYHGYDNEPEAVMDLVNGKADAFVYDAPYNVVAVEKMGAGKLVFLDEPFTFEPLAFGLKKGDYDSINFINNFLHQIKHDGTYDRIHDKWFKNKDWLKEME
- a CDS encoding glucan biosynthesis protein G; amino-acid sequence: MIVSPQKASRIPGTRLRSALMAGVALFGLMSAGQLWAFNLDDVAAKAKDLAGQKYEAPKSNLPAVFRDMKFADYQKIHFLQEKAEWAKDKTPFKLSFYHQGMHFDTPVKINEVTATKVEEIKYDPSRFEFGDVPHDPETTKNLGYAGFRVLYPINKADKQDEIMTLLGASYFRVVGKGHVYGLSARGLAIDTALPSGEEFPRFTEFWVEKPKPADKHLVIYALLDSPRSTGAYKLILRPGNDTVVDVQSRVFLRDHVSRLGIAPLTSMYLFGPNQPSKVMNYRPALHDSEGLSIHAGNGEWLWRPLNNPKHLAVSNFSVENPRGFGLMQRQRAFSDYEDLDDNYQKRPSAWIEPKGDWGKGTVDLVEIPTADETNDNIVAFWSPEKLPEPGQPIEYAYRLHWTIDEPKFQAPDLGWVKQTLRSTGDVKQSNLIRQPDGSVAFLVDFAGPALAALPEDTPVRSQISTDDNAEVVENNLRYNPETKGWRLTLRLKLKEANKSTEMRAALVRDVPVEAPKAAQDAKQDKAAAKHAKADKAAKADATAKAEQPAADAASTNGTPATTEQVLTETWSYQLPADE
- a CDS encoding amino acid ABC transporter permease; the encoded protein is MIKHKKAQWPWHALTALVLVGLVFSLYLATSMISYEWRWNRVPQYFAYKAEEAQRAAGNGTVQEIVVSGDAARVTLKDENGDEQVLDVAKDSLQLSRGDDVAEGDQVGVTRHWAAGPLAWGLWTTLWISVVSGALGLLIGLAAGLCRLSNNPTLRDLSTVYVELVRGTPLLVQIFIFYFFIGTVLNLSREFAGVAALALFTGAYVAEIVRAGVQSIAKGQNEAARSLGLNAAQSMRHVILPQAFKRVLPPLAGQFISLVKDTSLVSVIAITELTKSGREAITTSFSTFEIWFCVAGLYLLINLPLSHLASRLERRLAQSD